A genomic region of Danio aesculapii chromosome 21, fDanAes4.1, whole genome shotgun sequence contains the following coding sequences:
- the esrra gene encoding steroid hormone receptor ERR1 isoform X1, giving the protein MSKGIMSSRERRSDLYIKAEPSSPEGGGGGGGRTSPGGASSDSSQSGGGGSRGEGAGRYSPPLYTPALRCHFKEEGADGAEEGSTGSGGGRCKYALSTLPKRLCLVCGDVASGYHYGVASCEACKAFFKRTIQGNIEYSCPASNECEITKRRRKACQACRFTKCLKVGMLKEGVRLDRVRGGRQKYKRRPEVENATYQSAPIPLRKEGEKGSSSIIVSHLLVAEPEKLFAMPDPLQPDTAQRTLTTLCDLADRELVVIIGWAKHIPGFLSLSLADQMSVLQSVWLEVLVLGVAYRSLGCEDEVVFAEDFVLDEEMSRVAGLTELNAAISQLARRFRALQLDREEFVMLKAIALTNSDSVYIEDMEAVQKLRDLLHQALLELEVQRRPDDPQRAGRLLLTLPLLRQTAGRALTTFYSIKTRGGVPMHKLFLEMLEAMMDSP; this is encoded by the exons ATGAGTAAAG GTATCATGTCTTCCAGAGAGCGACGCTCTGACCTGTACATAAAGGCTGAGCCCAGCAGTCCTGAGGGAGGAGGAGGTGGCGGAGGGAGGACCAGCCCAGGAGGAGCATCTTCAGACTCCTCTCAGAGTGGAGGAGGGGGATCCAGAGGAGAAGGCGCTGGCCGCTACTCCCCGCCCCTCTACACACCTGCCCTGCGCTGCCATTTTAAGGAGGAGGGTGCAGATGGAGCCGAAGAGGGCTCAACCGGTAGTGGAGGAGGGCGTTGCAAGTATGCATTAAGCACACTTCCCAAAAGGCTGTGCCTGGTGTGTGGAGATGTGGCATCTGGCTACCACTATGGAGTGGCGTCATGTGAAGCCTGTAAGGCTTTCTTCAAAAGAACCATACAGG GCAATATTGAGTACAGCTGTCCTGCCTCTAATGAATGTGAGATCACCAAGCGCCGCAGGAAGGCCTGTCAGGCGTGTCGCTTCACCAAGTGCCTCAAAGTAGGCATGCTCAAAGAAG GAGTTCGCTTGGACCGAGTAAGAGGTGGACGACAGAAGTACAAGAGACGCCCCGAGGTGGAGAATGCCACCTACCAGAGTGCACCAATACCTTTAAGGAAAGAGGGAGAGAAgg GTTCATCCAGCATTATTGTGTCTCATCTGCTGGTGGCAGAGCCAGAAAAACTGTTTGCTATGCCAGACCCCCTGCAGCCTGATACAGCCCAGCGCACGCTCACCACTCTCTGTGACCTGGCCGACAGGGAACTAGTTGTCATCATCGGCTGGGCCAAGCACATTCCTG GCTTCCTCTCCCTGTCACTGGCTGACCAGATGTCCGTGCTGCAGTCGGTGTGGCTGGAAGTGTTGGTGTTGGGGGTTGCCTATCGTTCTCTGGGCTGCGAGGACGAAGTAGTGTTTGCTGAGGACTTTGTTCTGGATGAGGAGATGTCTCGTGTGGCAGGTCTGACCGAACTGAACGCCGCCATCAGTCAGCTGGCACGCCGCTTCCGGGCCCTGCAGCTTGACCGCGAGGAGTTTGTCATGCTCAAGGCCATCGCACTCACCAACTCAG ATTCGGTGTACATCGAGGACATGGAGGCGGTGCAGAAGCTCCGAGACCTGCTTCATCAGGCTCTTCTGGAGCTCGAGGTCCAGCGGCGTCCAGATGACCCTCAGCGCGCAGGACGTCTCCTCCTCACCCTGCCTCTTCTCAGGCAGACAGCCGGTCGAGCCCTCACCACCTTCTACAGCATCAAAACCCGTGGCGGCGTGCCAATGCACAAACTCTTCCTGGAGATgctggaggccatgatggactcACCCTAG
- the esrra gene encoding steroid hormone receptor ERR1 isoform X2: MSSRERRSDLYIKAEPSSPEGGGGGGGRTSPGGASSDSSQSGGGGSRGEGAGRYSPPLYTPALRCHFKEEGADGAEEGSTGSGGGRCKYALSTLPKRLCLVCGDVASGYHYGVASCEACKAFFKRTIQGNIEYSCPASNECEITKRRRKACQACRFTKCLKVGMLKEGVRLDRVRGGRQKYKRRPEVENATYQSAPIPLRKEGEKGSSSIIVSHLLVAEPEKLFAMPDPLQPDTAQRTLTTLCDLADRELVVIIGWAKHIPGFLSLSLADQMSVLQSVWLEVLVLGVAYRSLGCEDEVVFAEDFVLDEEMSRVAGLTELNAAISQLARRFRALQLDREEFVMLKAIALTNSDSVYIEDMEAVQKLRDLLHQALLELEVQRRPDDPQRAGRLLLTLPLLRQTAGRALTTFYSIKTRGGVPMHKLFLEMLEAMMDSP; the protein is encoded by the exons ATGTCTTCCAGAGAGCGACGCTCTGACCTGTACATAAAGGCTGAGCCCAGCAGTCCTGAGGGAGGAGGAGGTGGCGGAGGGAGGACCAGCCCAGGAGGAGCATCTTCAGACTCCTCTCAGAGTGGAGGAGGGGGATCCAGAGGAGAAGGCGCTGGCCGCTACTCCCCGCCCCTCTACACACCTGCCCTGCGCTGCCATTTTAAGGAGGAGGGTGCAGATGGAGCCGAAGAGGGCTCAACCGGTAGTGGAGGAGGGCGTTGCAAGTATGCATTAAGCACACTTCCCAAAAGGCTGTGCCTGGTGTGTGGAGATGTGGCATCTGGCTACCACTATGGAGTGGCGTCATGTGAAGCCTGTAAGGCTTTCTTCAAAAGAACCATACAGG GCAATATTGAGTACAGCTGTCCTGCCTCTAATGAATGTGAGATCACCAAGCGCCGCAGGAAGGCCTGTCAGGCGTGTCGCTTCACCAAGTGCCTCAAAGTAGGCATGCTCAAAGAAG GAGTTCGCTTGGACCGAGTAAGAGGTGGACGACAGAAGTACAAGAGACGCCCCGAGGTGGAGAATGCCACCTACCAGAGTGCACCAATACCTTTAAGGAAAGAGGGAGAGAAgg GTTCATCCAGCATTATTGTGTCTCATCTGCTGGTGGCAGAGCCAGAAAAACTGTTTGCTATGCCAGACCCCCTGCAGCCTGATACAGCCCAGCGCACGCTCACCACTCTCTGTGACCTGGCCGACAGGGAACTAGTTGTCATCATCGGCTGGGCCAAGCACATTCCTG GCTTCCTCTCCCTGTCACTGGCTGACCAGATGTCCGTGCTGCAGTCGGTGTGGCTGGAAGTGTTGGTGTTGGGGGTTGCCTATCGTTCTCTGGGCTGCGAGGACGAAGTAGTGTTTGCTGAGGACTTTGTTCTGGATGAGGAGATGTCTCGTGTGGCAGGTCTGACCGAACTGAACGCCGCCATCAGTCAGCTGGCACGCCGCTTCCGGGCCCTGCAGCTTGACCGCGAGGAGTTTGTCATGCTCAAGGCCATCGCACTCACCAACTCAG ATTCGGTGTACATCGAGGACATGGAGGCGGTGCAGAAGCTCCGAGACCTGCTTCATCAGGCTCTTCTGGAGCTCGAGGTCCAGCGGCGTCCAGATGACCCTCAGCGCGCAGGACGTCTCCTCCTCACCCTGCCTCTTCTCAGGCAGACAGCCGGTCGAGCCCTCACCACCTTCTACAGCATCAAAACCCGTGGCGGCGTGCCAATGCACAAACTCTTCCTGGAGATgctggaggccatgatggactcACCCTAG